From a single Mangifera indica cultivar Alphonso chromosome 19, CATAS_Mindica_2.1, whole genome shotgun sequence genomic region:
- the LOC123203454 gene encoding disease resistance-like protein DSC1 produces MAYSSLLKYDVSLSFRGEDTHDGFTSHLNAALYKRKIETFIDYELKRGDEISSSLLKAIEGSKISIIVFSKLYASSRWCLEELVKILDCKKMNGQIEIPVFYRIEPSDVRKQTGTFGDAFSMHEVQFREKPEMLQRWWSALTEAANLSGFDSNAIRPESKLTETIIEHILKRLNDMSSSDNKNLVGIVMKIEKIKSLLFDGSAKVCNVGIWGMGGIGKTTLANAIFNEISSEFEASHFIQNVREASNKNQQPHLQKELLSAILGDGNLNIGFTFTKERLGRKRIFIVFDDVTDLKQISELIGDIEDLGFGSGIIITTRDKQVLKNCGLNDSTIYEVEELCSDYSLRLFKQHAFKQNHPVDEVYLKLSKRGTNQIRGMPFDMVKMRMIYLNPYALSDMANLSVLIVNISDWSCSNKVYGYDNIEFDFSELICPCWDHYPFPLLPKKFYPENLVVLKMCNNNLQQLWTGIKDLAHLKYIDLSYSDYILRVPDLSKAPNLESSILEDSIRLFEITPPSQNLNKLVNLNLRNCKSLIDLPIGIQSNVCNLKSLRWLDLSGLSNLKVVPEIPCNIEGLYLDGTAIKELSSTTENVSNLERLSLRNCSSLESLPNGICKLKFLKHLCISGCLKIDRLPEDIGNLESLEALEADDLTEVPSSIVRLKNLHDLSLERCKSQGLVRILSPVLSDCLLLQRINLNFCILSELPYNFGQLSFLNSLILVGNNSETLPTSIMNLSKLSFLNIKFCNRLQYLPKLPCQLQILEAEGCELLKTLSGFISPYYRYLLSFTSCLSVDWKEIRNIIDDAFLNNYSNKVLRHEAAKGRVGLPEGYICFPESEIPGFFDIQGSGSRIVLPQGVKGDTRYHGNGRNYFQYHLSCKYKRAGGIAFFDFMCSLFIKKCGIYLLFGEEFEPHSKRLEASNFFKGEPSSRENFELGKRMEMSKAVEQVVSNNSVNSRNNNGDGVHAGGVAEEGSFQQSHAGSDSVYQRGNRGTGNMPEMKRRVSASPIRNGGPGAVGGTGMMGKVGNAFGHPLMYPQPFAFDLRIGAPTGWMCNYRGSLGALTPPFSRVLSRCTLIDEEEARSTKSFESSNFYKGESSLR; encoded by the exons ATGGCTTATTCTTCTCTATTAAAGTATGATGTTTCTCTTAGTTTCAGAGGTGAGGATACCCATGATGGCTTTACGAGCCACCTGAATGCAGCTTTGTATAAGAGAAAGATTGAAACTTTCATCGATTACGAACTTAAAAGAGGAGATGAgatttcatcttctcttttgAAGGCAATTGAAGGTTCAAAGATTTCAATTATCGTTTTCTCAAAACTCTATGCTTCTTCTAGATGGTGCCTCGAAGAACTTGTAAAGATACTCGATTGCAAGAAAATGAACGGTCAGATTGAGATACCGGTTTTCTATCGTATAGAGCCATCAGATGTACGGAAGCAGACGGGGACTTTTGGCGATGCGTTTTCTATGCATGAAGTACAATTTAGGGAAAAACCAGAGATGTTGCAGAGATGGTGGAGTGCATTGACGGAAGCCGCCAATCTCTCTGGCTTTGATTCAAATGCTATCAG GCCTGAATCGAAACTTACAGAGACAATTATTGAACATATTTTGAAGAGATTGAATGATATGTCTTCTAGTGATAATAAGAACTTGGTTGGAATAGTGATGAAGATTgagaaaattaaatctttattatttGATGGGTCGGCTAAAGTATGCAATGTAGGAATATGGGGTATGGGTGGTATAGGCAAGACGACTCTTGCTAATGCTATCTTCAATGAAATATCAAGTGAATTTGAAGCTTCTCATTTCATTCAAAATGTTAGGGAAGcatcaaataaaaatcaacaaCCCCATTTGCAGAAGGAACTTCTTTCTGCAATATTAGGGGATGGAAACCTTAATATAGGTTTCACATTCacaaaagaaaggcttggacgtAAAAggatttttattgtttttgatgatgtgacAGATTTGAAACAAATAAGCGAATTAATTGGAGATATTGAAGACTTGGGTTTTGGAAGTGGAATCATTATAACTACAAGAGATAAACAAGTGCTTAAAAATTGTGGATTGAATGATTCTACCATTTATGAGGTTGAAGAATTATGTAGTGATTACTCTCTTCGACTTTTTAAACAACATGCCTTCAAACAAAACCATCCAGTTGATGAAGTTTACTTGAAGCTTTCAAAAAGa GGAACTAATCAAATAAGAGGCATGCCCTTTGATATGGTTAAAATGAGAATGATATACTTAAATCCTTATGCACTCTCAGACATGGCTAATCTAAGTGTCCTGATAGTAAATATCTCAGATTGGAGTTGCAGCAATAAGGTTTATGGTTATGACaacattgaatttgatttctcaGAGTTAATATGTCCCTGCTGGGATCATTATCCCTTCCCATTGTTGCCTAAGAAATTTTATCCTGAGAACCTTGTTGTACTTAAGATGTGTAACAACAATCTCCAACAACTTTGGACGGGTATCAAG GACCTTGCTCATTTAAAATACATTGATCTGAGTTACTCAGATTATATTCTTAGGGTCCCAGACCTCTCAAAAGCTCCAAATCTAGAGAGTTCGATTTTAGAAGATAGTATACGTTTGTTTGAGATCACTCCTCCATCTCAGAATCTCAATAAACttgttaatttgaatctaaGAAATTGCAAGAGCCTTATTGACCTTCCAATTGGCATTCAATCAAA tgtttgtaatttgaaatcTCTTCGATGGCTTGATCTCTCTGGTTTGTCAAATCTAAAAGTTGTACCAGAGATCCCATGCAATATAGAAGGATTATATTTAGATGGAACTGCtataaaagaattgtcttcaaCAACTGAGAATGTTTCCAATCTAGAAAGACTgagtcttagaaattgttcaagccttgaaagtcttccaaacGGCATTTGTAAATTGAAGTTTCTGAAACATCTTTGTATCTCTGGTTGTTTGAAAATTGATAGATTGCCCGAAGACATAGGAAATTTAGAAAGTTTGGAAGCGCTAGAAGCTGATGATTTGACAGAAGTACCTTCATCTATAGTACGTCTGAAAAACCTTCATGATTTATCTTTGGAGAGATGTAAGAGTCAAGGGCTGGTGCGCATACTATCACCTGTTTTATCAGATTGCCTTCTTTTACAgagaataaatttgaatttctgcATTCTCTCAGAGTTGCCCTATAATTTTGGCCAATTGTCATTTCTTAATTCCTTAATATTAGTCGGAAATAATTCTGAGACTTTACCTACAAGCATCATGAACCTCTCCAAGTTGTCGTTCCTCAACATAAAGTTTTGTAATAGGCTTCAATACTTACCAAAGCTGCCATGTCAGCTACAGATTCTAGAGGCAGAGGGTTGTGAATTGCTGAAAACATTATCAGGTTTCATAAGTCCATATTATAGATATTTACTTAGCTTCACCAGCTGCTTGAGTGTGGATTGGAAAGAGATCAGAAACATCATTGATGATGCTTTTCTTAATAATTactcaaataaagttttaaggCATGAAGCAGCGAAG GGGAGAGTTGGCCTTCCAGAAGGTTATATTTGTTTCCCTGAAAGTGAAATTCCAGGGTTCTTTGATATTCAGGGTAGTGGATCTCGCATAGTGCTACCACAAG GAGTCAAAGGTGACACTAGGTACCATGGGAATGGTAGGAATTATTTTCAGTATCATTTGTCTTGTAAATACAAACGTGCTGGTGGGATA GCCTTCTTCGATTTCATGTGttctttgtttataaagaaGTGCGGGATTTACTTATTGTTCGGTGAAGAGTTTGAACCACATTCCAAGAGGCTGGAAGCTTCAAATTTCTTTAAGGGTGAACCCAGCTCAAG GGAGAATTTTGAGTTGGGGAAACGTATGGAGATGAGTAAAGCAGTAGAGCAAGTTGTGAGCAATAACAGTGTAAATAGTCGTAATAATAATGGAGATGGTGTTCATGCTGGTGGTGTTGCTGAAGAGGGTTCTTTTCAGCAAAGTCATGCTGGCAGTGATAGTGTTTATCAAAGAGGGAATAGGGGAACAGGCAATATGCCAGAGATGAAAAGGAGAGTGTCAGCCAGTCCAATTAGAAATGGAGGACCTGGTGCAGTGGGTGGAACAGGAATGATGGGAAAAGTTGGAAATGCTTTTGGGCATCCTCTGATGTATCCTCAACCATTCGCATTTGATCTGAGGATTGGTGCACCTACAGGGTGGATGTGCAATTATAGGGGTTCTCTTGGTGCTTTAACACCTCCTTTTTCTAGGGTTTTATCCAGATGTACTCTCATTGATGAAGAGGAAGCACGCTCTACTAAGAGTTTTGAATCTTCAAATTTCTATAAAGGGGAATCCAGCTTgaggtaa